Proteins encoded in a region of the Mycolicibacterium duvalii genome:
- the esxG gene encoding type VII secretion system protein EsxG, with protein sequence MSLLDAHIPQLVASESAFGAKAALMRSTVAQAEQAAQSSQAFHMGEASAAFQAAHARFVEASAKINALLDLAQANIGDAAASYVAEDAAAASTYTAI encoded by the coding sequence ATGAGCCTCTTGGATGCTCACATTCCCCAGCTCGTCGCGTCGGAGAGCGCGTTCGGGGCAAAGGCGGCGCTGATGCGCAGCACCGTCGCGCAGGCAGAACAGGCCGCGCAGTCGTCGCAGGCCTTCCACATGGGTGAGGCGTCGGCCGCATTCCAGGCCGCGCACGCCCGCTTCGTCGAGGCCTCGGCGAAGATCAACGCGCTGCTGGACCTCGCGCAGGCCAACATCGGCGACGCCGCAGCGTCCTACGTCGCCGAAGACGCCGCCGCCGCCAGCACCTACACCGCCATCTGA
- the eccCa gene encoding type VII secretion protein EccCa: MSRLIFEHRKRIPPPVSRKGTITIEPPPELPRVVPPSLLRRALPYLIVILIVGMIVALVATGLRLISPTTLFFPFVLLLAATALYRGSDNKMRTEEVDAERADYLRYLSVVRDNVRAHADEQRTALLWSHPEPAALTAVPGTRRQWERDPHDGDFLVLRAGLHDRALDATLRVKEITDEIDLEPVSHTTLRGLLDTQRTLHDAPAGLELSKLARITVFGDRDDVNAALRAWLAQAATWHDPSVLGIAFAGADLESPDWSWLKWLPHVDVPHSVDGVGPARYLATTAGELRDRLAPALADRGPFTGTGVADVKHLVIVLDDVDADPAEFVGRGLSGVTVIHRSAGEPDRDQYPDPERPILRLADGRITRWQRNGWSPFVDTADRMDVADAAHLARRLARWDSNPSHARSAATGGATFTTLLGIPDASALDVAALWAPRHRDDELRVPIGVTATGEPLMFDLKDEAEGGMGPHGLMIGMTGSGKSQTLMSILLALLTTHPADRLIVIYADFKGEAGADIFRHFPQVVAVISNMAEKRSLADRFADTLRGEVARREQLLKETGRRVQGSAFNSVTEYEAARNSDAEAAADLPPIPTLFVVADEFTLMLADHPEYADLFDYVARKGRSFRIHILFASQTLDVGRIKDIDKNTSYRIGLKVASPSVSRQIIGVEDAYHIESGRDHKGVGFLVPAPGARPIKFRSTYVDGIYEPPRVDKSIVVHAIPRPQPFTAGWVDPEPDTVIVDDGADVEVLPPRKLIATVGDQLAQYGPRAPQLWLPPLEEEIPLAELLDRAGVGERQWRWPLGEIDRPFEMRRDPLVFDAGSAAANMVIHGGPKSGKSTALQTFIMSAAALHAPGDVSFYCLDYGGGQLRGLDALAHVGSVASPLEPEKIRRTFGELEQLLRARQQRSSAGGNTGQAGYQDGYGEVFLVIDNLYAFSRDNTDTFNTRNPLLAKVTELVNTGLSYGIHVVLTTPNWLEVPLAMREGLGLRLELRLHDPHDSNVRVAGALRRPAESVPADQPGRGLTMTAEHFLFARPALESIPALNARYPDRRAPVVRLLPTNLPPSALPVLYPAPEQVVIGQREEDLAPVAVDFSGNPLLTVFGDAKTGKSTLLRHLIRTIRENSRPDEVAFTVIDRRLQLVDEPLFADNEYTPNIDRVLPAMLGLSALLEKRRPPAGLTPQQLSGWSYRNGADSHLHYLIIDDVDQIPDGPAVSGPFVGQRPWTALLGLLAQASDLGLRVIVTARASGAAHAVMTAPLLRRLNELQATTLMLSGNPQDSGKIRGHRFSRLPVGRAMMLDERDTATFVQLVNPLAGATAGARAGGGEHR, translated from the coding sequence GTGAGCAGGCTGATCTTCGAGCACCGCAAGCGGATACCGCCGCCGGTGTCCCGTAAAGGCACCATCACCATCGAACCCCCGCCCGAGCTGCCGCGGGTGGTCCCGCCGTCACTGCTGCGCAGGGCGCTGCCGTATCTGATCGTCATCCTGATCGTGGGCATGATCGTGGCGCTGGTGGCCACCGGCCTGCGGCTGATCTCGCCGACGACACTGTTCTTCCCGTTCGTGCTGCTGCTCGCGGCGACGGCGCTCTACCGCGGATCGGACAACAAGATGCGCACCGAGGAAGTCGACGCCGAGCGCGCCGACTACCTGCGCTACCTGTCGGTGGTCCGCGACAATGTGCGCGCCCACGCCGACGAGCAGCGCACCGCGCTGCTGTGGTCTCATCCCGAACCGGCTGCGCTGACCGCCGTCCCGGGTACGCGGCGCCAGTGGGAACGTGATCCGCACGACGGCGATTTCCTGGTGCTGCGCGCCGGTCTGCACGACCGGGCGCTGGATGCGACGCTGCGCGTCAAAGAGATCACCGACGAGATCGACCTCGAACCGGTATCGCACACCACCCTGCGCGGGCTCCTGGACACGCAGCGCACCCTGCACGACGCGCCGGCCGGGCTGGAGCTGTCCAAGCTGGCGCGGATCACCGTGTTCGGCGACCGCGACGACGTCAACGCCGCGCTGCGCGCCTGGCTGGCCCAAGCGGCCACCTGGCACGACCCGTCGGTGCTCGGGATCGCCTTCGCCGGAGCGGATCTGGAGTCCCCCGACTGGTCGTGGCTGAAGTGGCTCCCGCACGTGGACGTGCCCCATTCGGTCGACGGCGTCGGTCCGGCCCGCTACCTGGCCACCACGGCCGGTGAGCTCCGAGACCGGCTCGCGCCCGCCCTGGCCGACCGGGGCCCGTTCACCGGAACCGGCGTCGCCGACGTCAAACACCTGGTGATCGTGCTCGACGACGTCGACGCCGACCCGGCCGAGTTCGTCGGACGCGGGCTGTCCGGCGTGACGGTGATCCATCGCAGCGCCGGAGAACCCGACCGCGACCAATACCCCGATCCCGAGCGGCCGATCCTGCGTCTCGCCGACGGCCGAATCACCCGCTGGCAGCGCAACGGTTGGTCGCCGTTCGTCGACACCGCTGATCGCATGGATGTCGCCGATGCCGCGCACCTGGCCCGCCGATTGGCGCGATGGGACTCCAATCCCAGCCACGCCCGCTCGGCCGCCACCGGCGGCGCGACGTTCACCACGCTGCTCGGCATCCCCGACGCCTCGGCGCTCGACGTCGCGGCACTGTGGGCGCCGCGCCACCGCGACGACGAGCTGCGGGTGCCCATCGGTGTCACCGCAACCGGTGAACCGCTGATGTTCGACCTCAAGGACGAGGCCGAAGGGGGAATGGGGCCGCACGGCCTGATGATCGGCATGACGGGTTCGGGCAAGTCGCAGACTCTCATGTCGATCCTGCTGGCGCTGTTGACGACTCACCCGGCTGACCGGCTCATCGTGATCTACGCGGACTTCAAAGGTGAGGCCGGCGCCGACATTTTCCGACATTTCCCACAGGTGGTGGCGGTCATCTCGAACATGGCCGAGAAGCGTTCGCTGGCCGACCGATTCGCCGACACCCTGCGCGGCGAGGTGGCCCGGCGTGAGCAGTTGCTCAAGGAGACCGGCCGCCGGGTGCAGGGCAGCGCGTTCAACTCGGTGACCGAATACGAGGCGGCGCGGAACTCCGACGCCGAGGCGGCTGCCGATCTGCCACCGATACCGACGTTGTTCGTGGTGGCCGACGAGTTCACGCTGATGCTCGCCGACCACCCCGAGTACGCCGACCTCTTCGACTATGTCGCCCGCAAGGGCCGCTCGTTCCGGATCCACATCCTGTTCGCGTCCCAGACGTTGGATGTCGGCCGGATCAAGGACATCGACAAGAACACCTCGTACCGGATCGGCCTGAAGGTGGCCAGCCCGAGCGTGTCCCGGCAGATCATCGGTGTCGAGGACGCCTATCACATCGAATCGGGTCGCGACCACAAGGGCGTGGGCTTCTTGGTGCCGGCGCCCGGTGCCCGGCCGATCAAGTTCCGCAGCACCTACGTCGACGGTATCTACGAGCCGCCCCGGGTGGACAAGTCCATTGTCGTGCACGCGATCCCGCGCCCACAGCCCTTCACCGCCGGGTGGGTGGACCCCGAACCCGACACCGTCATCGTCGACGACGGCGCCGACGTCGAGGTGCTGCCGCCGCGCAAGTTGATCGCCACCGTCGGTGACCAGCTCGCGCAGTACGGGCCCCGCGCCCCCCAGCTGTGGTTGCCCCCGCTGGAAGAGGAGATCCCGCTGGCCGAGCTGCTCGACCGTGCCGGCGTCGGCGAGCGGCAATGGCGCTGGCCGCTCGGCGAGATCGACCGCCCGTTCGAGATGCGCCGGGACCCACTGGTCTTCGACGCCGGATCGGCGGCCGCGAACATGGTCATCCACGGTGGGCCGAAGTCCGGCAAGTCGACCGCGCTGCAGACGTTCATCATGTCGGCCGCGGCGCTGCACGCTCCGGGAGATGTGTCGTTCTACTGCCTGGACTACGGCGGCGGGCAGTTGCGCGGCCTCGACGCGCTCGCCCACGTCGGCAGCGTGGCTTCACCGCTGGAGCCCGAGAAGATCCGCCGCACGTTCGGTGAACTCGAACAGCTGCTCCGCGCCCGCCAGCAGCGCAGCTCCGCCGGCGGCAATACCGGTCAGGCCGGCTACCAGGACGGTTACGGTGAGGTGTTCCTGGTCATCGACAACCTGTACGCGTTCAGCCGGGACAACACCGACACGTTCAACACCCGCAACCCGTTGCTGGCCAAGGTGACCGAACTGGTCAACACCGGACTGTCGTACGGCATCCATGTCGTGCTCACGACACCGAACTGGCTCGAGGTGCCGCTGGCCATGCGGGAGGGCCTGGGCCTGCGCCTGGAACTGCGGCTGCACGACCCCCACGACAGCAACGTGCGGGTGGCCGGGGCGCTGCGCCGGCCGGCCGAGAGCGTGCCGGCCGACCAGCCCGGCCGCGGCCTGACCATGACCGCCGAGCATTTCCTGTTCGCCCGCCCCGCACTGGAATCCATTCCGGCCCTCAACGCGCGGTACCCGGACCGGCGGGCACCGGTGGTGCGGTTGCTGCCGACCAATCTGCCGCCGTCGGCGCTGCCGGTGCTCTACCCAGCACCCGAGCAGGTGGTCATCGGTCAGCGCGAGGAGGACCTGGCCCCGGTCGCGGTCGATTTCTCCGGCAACCCGCTGCTGACCGTCTTCGGTGACGCCAAGACCGGGAAGAGCACGCTGTTGCGGCACCTGATCCGGACCATCAGGGAGAACTCGCGTCCCGACGAGGTGGCGTTCACGGTGATCGACCGCCGGCTGCAACTGGTCGACGAGCCGCTGTTCGCCGACAACGAGTACACGCCCAACATCGACAGGGTGTTGCCGGCGATGCTCGGACTGTCGGCTCTGCTCGAGAAGCGCCGTCCGCCTGCGGGTCTGACGCCCCAGCAACTGTCCGGTTGGTCCTATCGCAACGGCGCCGACAGCCACCTGCACTACCTGATCATCGACGACGTCGACCAGATCCCGGACGGCCCGGCCGTCAGCGGACCGTTCGTCGGGCAGCGGCCGTGGACCGCCCTGCTGGGCCTGCTGGCGCAGGCCTCCGATCTCGGGTTGCGGGTCATCGTCACCGCTCGCGCCTCGGGGGCCGCCCACGCGGTGATGACCGCACCGCTGCTGCGTCGGCTCAACGAGTTGCAGGCCACCACGTTGATGCTGTCGGGCAACCCGCAGGACAGCGGAAAGATCCGCGGCCACAGATTCAGCCGGTTGCCGGTGGGCCGGGCGATGATGCTCGACGAGCGTGACACTGCGACGTTCGTCCAGCTGGTCAACCCGCTGGCCGGCGCGACCGCCGGCGCGCGGGCCGGTGGGGGAGAACACCGTTGA
- the mycP gene encoding type VII secretion-associated serine protease mycosin, producing the protein MVSDRACGTALRRGGAVSAVALLAWALTALPAGAITPPQVDPAVEPPSGSAGPVAPMSQRSPCVTSGVVAGTDPAAAPNLSALKLSEAWRHGRGEGQLVAVIDTGVTPSPRLPNVEPGGDYVEAGDGLTDCDGHGTLVAGLIAGQPGADAFSGVAPAARILAIRQTSQHYSPRSVGEDPELARAAVEVTALASAVVRAADAGARVITIPTAICVPAHRTVDQAALGAALRYAAVERDAVVVAAAGDAGTGTATGATCQSNPLTDPARPSDPRNWDGATTLSIPSLWQPYVLSVGALSTTGGPTSSTMAGPWVGIAAPGERITSVSNDGSGNLANGLPDNDGGFRAVGGTSYAAAYVAGVAALVRSRFPELTAAEVTGRLTGTATGAARTPSNQVGMGGVDPVAALTWTVPARAEVDRAAVRPVAAPPAPPEQDPMPRIVAFAGVGVLALLVLTAVVVRTRRKDPTS; encoded by the coding sequence ATGGTTTCTGACCGAGCCTGCGGGACAGCGCTTCGGCGCGGCGGTGCGGTCTCCGCGGTAGCCCTGCTGGCCTGGGCGCTGACCGCCTTGCCCGCCGGTGCCATCACTCCGCCGCAGGTCGACCCCGCGGTGGAGCCGCCGAGCGGGAGTGCCGGCCCGGTGGCGCCGATGAGCCAGCGCAGCCCGTGCGTCACCAGCGGGGTGGTCGCCGGCACCGACCCGGCAGCCGCCCCGAATCTTTCAGCCCTGAAGCTGTCTGAAGCCTGGCGGCACGGCCGGGGTGAAGGACAACTCGTCGCGGTGATCGACACCGGGGTGACGCCGAGCCCACGGCTGCCCAACGTCGAGCCGGGCGGCGACTACGTAGAAGCCGGTGACGGCCTGACCGACTGCGACGGCCACGGCACGCTGGTCGCGGGCCTGATCGCCGGGCAGCCCGGCGCCGACGCGTTCTCCGGCGTCGCACCGGCAGCCCGCATTCTCGCCATCCGCCAGACCTCACAACACTATTCACCACGCAGCGTCGGCGAGGATCCGGAACTGGCGCGCGCCGCCGTCGAGGTGACTGCGCTGGCCAGCGCGGTGGTCCGCGCGGCTGACGCCGGTGCGCGCGTCATCACGATCCCGACCGCCATCTGCGTGCCGGCCCACCGAACCGTCGACCAGGCGGCCCTGGGCGCAGCACTGCGCTACGCCGCGGTGGAGCGCGATGCCGTCGTCGTCGCCGCCGCCGGTGACGCGGGCACCGGCACGGCAACCGGTGCGACGTGTCAGTCCAACCCGCTGACCGACCCTGCGCGGCCGTCGGACCCCCGCAACTGGGACGGCGCGACGACGCTGTCGATCCCGTCGCTCTGGCAGCCCTACGTGTTGTCGGTCGGTGCGCTCTCGACCACCGGCGGCCCGACGTCATCGACGATGGCCGGTCCGTGGGTGGGCATCGCCGCGCCGGGCGAGCGCATCACCTCGGTCTCCAACGACGGGTCCGGAAACCTGGCCAACGGGCTGCCCGACAACGATGGAGGTTTCCGTGCTGTCGGCGGCACCAGCTACGCAGCGGCCTACGTCGCCGGGGTTGCGGCACTGGTGCGCAGCCGCTTTCCCGAGCTGACCGCCGCCGAGGTCACCGGACGGCTCACCGGCACCGCCACCGGCGCCGCGCGCACGCCGTCGAATCAGGTCGGCATGGGCGGAGTCGACCCGGTAGCAGCCCTGACCTGGACTGTGCCCGCCCGGGCCGAGGTGGACCGCGCCGCGGTGCGACCGGTCGCCGCCCCGCCGGCCCCGCCGGAGCAGGACCCGATGCCCCGCATTGTCGCCTTCGCCGGTGTCGGCGTGCTGGCGCTGCTGGTGCTCACCGCCGTGGTGGTGCGCACCCGACGGAAGGACCCGACGTCATGA
- a CDS encoding PPE family protein yields the protein MTAAGTTPVASLAPVWMALPPEVHSALLSSGPGTGSLLAAAAAWQSLSTEYATAAAELTNVLASVQAGAWEGPSSEQYVAAHTPYLAWLSQQSAHSAASAAQHETAAAAYSTALATMPTLPELAANHATHAVLVATNFLGINTIPIALNEADYVRMWIQAATTMGTYQAVSGAALAATPTSAPAPLLLAPGVGEAGAAAADVMNSAAQAQAAEAGSSFNIIDFYVDFLRLLFEPIIDFLRDPIGNFAKLINDFMTNPSAALVTWFPLLFAVGYQAIFQPVGWTTWTLVATAPFLIPLIITLGVVGLNILTQNPPVPEEAAPQDQPQPASPARPDQQQPMPAATAAPAGAPSAAPAAPSTVAGGSATGAAAPATAAPAFPYVVASRDPGEGFSPTVRDSSSAKAPSSGIPAAAAGVAASAAERRRRRRRQKDEMEGRQYADAYMDYEDEPDRDGPPEPEPRVSASQRGAGPMGFTGTVTKGDADGAGLTTLAGDSFGGGPKSPMLPSTWESDPTESTPEEHHHNRKENP from the coding sequence ATGACCGCCGCTGGCACAACACCCGTCGCTTCGCTCGCCCCAGTCTGGATGGCGCTGCCCCCCGAGGTGCACTCAGCGCTGCTCAGCAGCGGCCCGGGAACGGGCTCGCTGCTGGCCGCGGCGGCGGCATGGCAGTCGCTGAGCACCGAATACGCCACGGCGGCCGCGGAACTGACCAATGTGCTGGCGTCGGTACAAGCCGGTGCGTGGGAGGGTCCCAGTTCGGAGCAGTACGTCGCCGCCCACACCCCCTACCTGGCGTGGCTGTCACAGCAGAGCGCTCACAGCGCCGCGTCGGCCGCGCAGCATGAGACCGCCGCCGCGGCGTACTCGACCGCGCTGGCGACCATGCCGACGCTGCCCGAGTTGGCGGCCAACCACGCGACCCACGCGGTGTTGGTGGCGACGAACTTCCTGGGCATCAACACCATTCCGATCGCACTCAACGAGGCCGACTACGTCCGGATGTGGATCCAGGCGGCCACCACGATGGGCACCTACCAGGCGGTGTCGGGTGCCGCGCTGGCGGCGACACCGACGTCGGCGCCGGCACCGCTGCTGCTGGCGCCCGGGGTGGGCGAGGCCGGAGCCGCCGCGGCCGACGTCATGAACTCCGCCGCGCAGGCGCAGGCCGCCGAAGCGGGATCGTCGTTCAACATCATCGACTTCTACGTCGATTTCCTGCGGCTGCTGTTCGAGCCGATCATCGACTTCCTGCGCGACCCGATCGGCAACTTCGCGAAGTTGATCAACGACTTCATGACCAATCCCAGTGCGGCGCTGGTGACCTGGTTCCCACTGCTGTTCGCGGTGGGATACCAGGCCATCTTCCAGCCCGTCGGCTGGACCACCTGGACGCTGGTGGCCACCGCGCCGTTCCTGATCCCGCTGATCATCACCCTCGGTGTGGTCGGTCTGAACATCCTGACGCAGAACCCGCCGGTCCCCGAAGAGGCTGCGCCACAGGACCAGCCGCAGCCGGCTTCGCCCGCGCGACCGGACCAGCAACAGCCCATGCCGGCCGCGACCGCCGCCCCCGCCGGAGCCCCTTCCGCGGCGCCGGCCGCGCCCAGCACAGTGGCCGGCGGGTCGGCCACGGGCGCGGCCGCACCGGCCACCGCGGCGCCGGCCTTTCCGTACGTGGTGGCCAGCCGCGATCCCGGCGAAGGGTTTTCGCCGACTGTCCGCGACTCGAGCAGTGCCAAGGCGCCATCGTCGGGGATCCCGGCGGCGGCGGCCGGAGTGGCGGCATCCGCGGCCGAACGCCGCAGACGCCGTCGGCGCCAGAAGGACGAGATGGAAGGCCGGCAGTACGCCGACGCCTACATGGACTATGAGGACGAGCCCGACCGCGACGGACCGCCGGAGCCGGAGCCCCGGGTCAGCGCGTCGCAGCGCGGCGCCGGGCCGATGGGTTTCACCGGCACCGTGACGAAGGGCGATGCCGACGGCGCGGGCCTGACCACGCTGGCCGGTGATTCGTTCGGGGGCGGGCCCAAGAGCCCGATGCTGCCGTCGACGTGGGAGTCCGATCCCACCGAGTCAACACCAGAAGAACACCACCACAACCGAAAGGAAAACCCATGA
- a CDS encoding ESX secretion-associated protein EspG → MRANAVEVSAEAAWFLAETLGAGSYPWVLAITPPYTDHAHRAEFEAGQVERLTRLGVLGPDGAVDASVARWIRSVCRPAQWLELRFVGRDGSLLRGLVARNGTATVVALRSAEMVTLTEMDLDHPQALVPVLTVGLSGRAPARFDEFAMPADTGARADEQIRNGASIRDMLDFLGIPSNARPVVVAAFDEPRTYVEIVAGQHRDGHRVSTDVGVSVVDTTGGRVLVSPTKAPDGEWISTFAPGTPPAIASAVERLCAALPDGPWFPDHAVTRAFDEHTAERRRQKEEPCQSTL, encoded by the coding sequence GTGCGGGCTAACGCGGTCGAAGTCAGCGCGGAGGCCGCCTGGTTCCTCGCCGAGACGCTCGGCGCCGGTTCGTATCCCTGGGTGCTGGCGATCACCCCGCCCTACACCGATCATGCGCACCGCGCAGAGTTCGAGGCCGGGCAGGTAGAGCGCCTCACCCGGCTGGGCGTGCTCGGCCCCGACGGCGCCGTAGACGCCTCGGTGGCCCGGTGGATCCGGTCGGTGTGCCGGCCGGCGCAATGGTTGGAGCTGCGGTTCGTCGGCCGGGACGGGTCGTTGCTGCGGGGACTGGTGGCCCGCAACGGCACCGCAACCGTGGTCGCCCTGCGCAGCGCCGAGATGGTGACGTTGACCGAAATGGATCTCGACCATCCGCAGGCTCTGGTGCCGGTGCTCACCGTGGGTCTGTCGGGCCGCGCGCCGGCCCGCTTCGACGAGTTCGCGATGCCGGCCGACACCGGCGCCCGCGCCGACGAACAGATCCGCAACGGTGCCTCGATTCGCGACATGCTCGACTTCCTAGGTATCCCGTCGAACGCGCGCCCTGTGGTGGTGGCCGCGTTCGACGAACCACGCACGTATGTCGAGATCGTGGCCGGCCAGCACCGTGACGGGCACCGGGTCAGCACCGACGTCGGGGTCAGCGTCGTGGACACGACCGGCGGCCGGGTCCTGGTGAGCCCGACCAAAGCCCCAGACGGCGAATGGATCTCGACGTTCGCCCCCGGAACCCCGCCGGCGATCGCCTCGGCCGTCGAGCGCCTGTGCGCAGCGCTGCCCGACGGCCCATGGTTTCCCGACCACGCAGTGACCAGAGCCTTCGACGAACACACCGCCGAGAGAAGACGGCAGAAAGAAGAACCATGTCAGAGCACGCTGTAG
- a CDS encoding PE family protein: MTLRVVPEGLTAASAAVEALAARMAAVHAAAAPAVTAVVPPAADAVSLQTAAGFSAAGAEHQTVAAQGVTELGRAGIGVGQSAASYASGDASAATSYLIARG; encoded by the coding sequence ATGACGCTACGTGTGGTACCCGAAGGACTGACCGCGGCCAGCGCCGCGGTGGAGGCGCTGGCCGCCCGGATGGCCGCGGTGCACGCCGCGGCGGCGCCGGCGGTGACCGCCGTCGTGCCGCCGGCAGCCGATGCGGTCTCGCTGCAGACCGCCGCGGGTTTCAGCGCCGCCGGTGCCGAGCATCAGACGGTGGCGGCGCAGGGGGTCACCGAACTCGGCCGCGCCGGAATCGGCGTCGGCCAGTCCGCCGCCAGCTATGCGAGCGGGGACGCGTCGGCCGCGACGTCCTACCTGATCGCGCGGGGCTGA
- a CDS encoding WXG100 family type VII secretion target, whose product MSQIMYNYPAMLGHAGEMSSYAGALHAVGADIASEQAALQGAWQGDTGMTYQAWQAQWNTALEELVRAYRAMASTHEMNTTSMAARDQAEGAKWG is encoded by the coding sequence ATGTCTCAGATCATGTACAACTACCCGGCGATGCTCGGCCACGCCGGCGAGATGTCGAGCTACGCAGGGGCTCTGCATGCTGTCGGCGCCGACATCGCCAGCGAGCAGGCCGCGCTGCAGGGCGCCTGGCAGGGCGACACCGGCATGACCTACCAGGCCTGGCAGGCGCAGTGGAACACCGCCCTCGAGGAGCTGGTGCGGGCCTACCGTGCGATGGCCAGCACCCATGAGATGAACACCACCTCGATGGCTGCCCGCGACCAGGCCGAAGGCGCCAAGTGGGGCTGA
- the eccD gene encoding type VII secretion integral membrane protein EccD: protein MSEHAVATHNAVMPIVRVAVLTAAVGDEDAGRLTEIALPAELPLREIIPAIQRIVAPADTASDAATLVSLAPIGGAPFSLDATLATVGVVDGDLLALQPVPVGPPAPRIVEDIADAAMIFSRAREKPWGVTQIRRGATVAVLGLIVAATALSVATRVITGETLGLVVVSATAVLSVLGALLARPASARLATALAVTALLPVAGAFALAVPGDFGAAHIVLSAAGVAAWSIISIIVGERAIALFTATATTALGVLLAAGAAAVWTVTPLTLGCGLVLLALLVTVAAAQLSAMCARLPVPAIPAPGDPAPSAQPLRVLEELPRRVQATDSHQTGFIAAGVLLGVTGSVALLWPAFGDDGGPSVWSWYLVVAVALGAALRARVWDSATCKAWLLAHPALVTIVVSVCFAVTGNHLAAWGALAVLGLLTAAWVVVALNPRIGEAESYSLPMRRMLGFLASALDASIIPVMAYVVGIFAWVLNGF, encoded by the coding sequence ATGTCAGAGCACGCTGTAGCCACCCACAACGCGGTGATGCCGATCGTGCGCGTCGCCGTGCTCACCGCCGCGGTGGGTGACGAGGACGCGGGCCGGTTGACCGAGATCGCGCTGCCCGCCGAACTGCCGCTGCGCGAGATCATCCCGGCGATCCAGCGCATCGTCGCACCGGCCGACACCGCGTCGGACGCTGCCACGTTGGTGAGCCTCGCGCCCATCGGTGGTGCCCCGTTCAGCCTGGACGCGACGTTGGCCACCGTCGGCGTCGTCGACGGTGATCTGCTGGCGCTGCAACCCGTCCCGGTCGGTCCACCGGCGCCGCGGATCGTCGAGGACATCGCCGATGCCGCGATGATCTTCTCTCGAGCGCGTGAGAAGCCCTGGGGTGTGACCCAGATTCGCCGCGGTGCCACCGTCGCGGTGCTCGGCCTGATCGTGGCGGCCACCGCGCTGTCGGTGGCCACCCGCGTGATCACCGGCGAAACACTGGGGCTGGTGGTGGTCTCGGCCACGGCGGTGCTCAGCGTGTTGGGCGCGCTGCTGGCGCGGCCCGCGTCGGCGCGGCTGGCCACAGCGCTGGCCGTGACCGCGCTGCTGCCCGTGGCCGGGGCGTTCGCACTGGCGGTGCCGGGAGACTTCGGCGCGGCCCACATCGTGCTGTCGGCCGCTGGTGTCGCCGCGTGGTCGATCATCAGCATCATCGTCGGTGAGCGCGCCATCGCCTTGTTCACGGCGACCGCGACGACTGCCCTCGGTGTGCTGCTGGCCGCCGGTGCGGCGGCCGTGTGGACGGTGACGCCGTTGACCCTGGGCTGCGGCCTCGTCCTCCTCGCTCTGCTCGTCACCGTTGCCGCTGCCCAACTTTCGGCGATGTGCGCGCGCCTGCCGGTGCCGGCCATCCCCGCCCCTGGCGATCCCGCGCCGTCGGCTCAGCCGCTGCGCGTGCTCGAAGAACTGCCCCGTCGCGTGCAGGCCACCGACTCCCATCAGACCGGCTTCATCGCGGCCGGTGTCCTGTTGGGGGTGACCGGATCGGTCGCCCTGTTGTGGCCCGCGTTCGGGGACGACGGCGGGCCCTCGGTCTGGTCCTGGTATCTCGTGGTGGCTGTCGCGCTGGGCGCCGCTCTGCGGGCCCGGGTGTGGGATTCCGCGACGTGCAAGGCGTGGCTGCTCGCGCACCCGGCATTGGTCACGATCGTGGTGTCGGTCTGTTTCGCCGTGACCGGGAATCACCTTGCGGCGTGGGGTGCGCTGGCCGTGCTCGGCCTACTGACCGCCGCGTGGGTCGTGGTGGCGCTGAATCCGCGCATCGGCGAGGCGGAGAGTTATTCGCTGCCGATGCGCCGGATGCTGGGCTTCCTGGCCTCGGCGCTGGACGCGTCGATCATTCCGGTGATGGCCTATGTCGTGGGCATCTTCGCGTGGGTTCTCAATGGTTTCTGA